One Numenius arquata chromosome 13, bNumArq3.hap1.1, whole genome shotgun sequence genomic region harbors:
- the ZNF276 gene encoding zinc finger protein 276, whose protein sequence is MKRDRRGRFLAAAGGPGAAAPEPRRRPGTAARGTEAAEAAGRPEHPAGWAPAAAAAWTRPAALGGAPEAGIGRALSTGYCRLCHGKFSSRSLRNAFGKVPVMGENSEKQRRVDQVFFTDFQRLVGVAVRQDPALPQFVCKKCHAQFYKCRSVLRTFIQRVNASPTGHVKSKGKSGAAQAQPGAEGGASCLVDLITSSPQCLHSLVTWAHAHAGSCPSVPSLQSVLSSEYCGIIRAVWGCGDGHDYVMDTDSDCSTVLVDNALSVKREWNKSTAQRLTDNGADNTEAVSAPKPQHAPVRTTPCQQPTNKGTTSVPLNEENELPQNRDSSHSQLDSPASLQEKALPQPVSPLSSATGQLSGKQVLSATSDERVKDEFSDLSEGDFLSDDENEKRNMQSSDDSFEPYPEKKVSSKKSDSKEAKKAEEPKIRKKPGPKPGWKKKIKCEREELPTIYKCPYQGCTAVYRGADGMKKHIKEHHEEVRERPCPHPGCNKVFMIDRYLQRHVKLIHTEVRNYICDECGQTFKQRKHLSVHQMRHSGAKPLQCEICGFQCRQRASLKYHMTKHKAETELEFACDQCGKRFEKAHNLNVHMSMVHPLTQTQDKAKPLEPEPILLLNTSGTSESQAVKPEVTAQQEPT, encoded by the exons aTGAAGCGCGATCGGCGGGGCCGGTTCCTGGCGGCCGCGGGCGGTCCCGGCGCGGCGGCCCCCGAgccccggcggcggcccggcACGGCGGCCCGCGGGACcgaggcggcggaggcggcggggcggcccgaaCACCCCGCGGGgtgggccccggcggcggcggccgcctgGACACGGCCCGCCGCCCTCGGCGGGGCCCCGGAGGCAG GAATTGGCAGAGCCTTGAGCACCGGGTATTGTCGCCTCTGCCACGGGAAGTTCTCCTCCAGGAGCCTGCGCAATGCTTTCGGGAAGGTGCCTGTGATGGGGGAGAACTCAGAGAAGCAGCGCCGCGTGGATCAGGTCTTCTTCACCGACTTCCAGCGGCTGGTCGGCGTGGCGGTGCGGCAGGACCCCGCGCTCCCCCAGTTCGTCTGCAAGAAATGCCATGCCCAGTTCTACAAATGCCGCAGCGTCCTCAGGACGTTCATCCAGAGGGTGAACGCGTCTCCCACGGGCCATGTGAAGTCGAAAGGAAA GAGCGGCGCGGCCCAGGCCCAGCCGGGTGCAGAAGGAGGTGCCTCCTGCCTGG TCGACCTGATCACCTCCAGCCCCCAGTGCCTGCACAGCCTGGTGACCTGGGCACACGCACACGCCGGGAGCTGCCCGTCGGTGCCCAGCCTGCAGAGCGTGCTCTCTTCCGAGTACTGCGGCATCATCCGCGCCGTCTGGGGCTGCGGGGACGGGCACGACTACGTCATGGATACGGATTCGGACTGTAGCACAGTGCTTGTCGACAACGCCTTGTCCGTCAAACGGGAGTGGAACAAGAGCACGGCGCAGCGCTTGACTGACAACGGGGCAGACAATACCGAGGCTGTTTCTGCTCCCAAGCCCCAGCATGCACCAGTAAGGACAACTCCTTGCCAGCAGCCCACAAACAAAGGGACCACATCGGTGCCACTGAACGAGGAGAATGAGCTGCCGCAGAACAGGGATTCATCTCACTCACAACTGGACAGCCCGGCCTCCTTACAGGAGAAAGCCCTGCCGCAGCCTGTGTCGCCATTGAGCAGTGCCACAG GACAGTTGAGTGGGAAGCAGGTTCTGTCTGCAACGTCGGATGAGCGGGTAAAAGACGAGTTCAGTGACCTTTCTGAGGG GGACTTCCTGAGCGACgatgaaaatgagaagagaaacaTGCAATCTTCAGATGACTCCTTCGAGCCTTACCCCGAAAAGAA GGTTTCTAGCAAGAAAAGCGACAGcaaagaagcaaagaaggcagAAGAGCCCAAAATAAGGAAGAAGCCGGGGCCTAagccaggctggaaaaaaaaaatcaaatgtgaaag GGAGGAGCTGCCCACCATTTACAAGTGTCCTTACCAGGGATGCACGGCTGTCTACAGAGGGGCAGATGGCATGAAG aaacacaTCAAGGAGCACCATGAGGAGGTTCGGGAGAGGCCCTGTCCTCATCCTGGCTGCAACAAGGTGTTCATGATTGACCGGTACCTGCAGCGTCACGTGAAGCTCATTCATACAG AGGTACGTAATTATATCTGTGATGAATGTGGGCAGACCTTTAAGCAACGCAAACACCTCTCGGTCCATCAGATGCGGCACTCAGGAGCAAAGCCCCTCCA GTGTGAAATCTGTGGTTTCCAGTGCAGACAGCGAGCGTCGCTCAAGTACCACATGACCAAACACAAAGCTGAGACAGAGCTGGAGTTTGCCTGCGACCAGTGTGGGAAACGCTTCGAGAAGGCCCATAACCTTAATGTCCACATGTCCATGGTGCACCCTCTGACCCAGACTCAGGACAAAGCCAAGCCACTGGAGCCAGAGCCCATTCTCCTCCTAAATACTTCAGGGACTTCAGAAAGCCAGGCAGTAAAGCCAGAAGTGACTGCACAGCAGGAGCCCACCTGA
- the VPS9D1 gene encoding VPS9 domain-containing protein 1, whose amino-acid sequence MAAAGGDGAGGPGGAGPGRALQSAMRAASGALEMDSAGRPREAYVEYLKSITLIAQALQEEAAATDGSEGVTPDTPKMLKLAEQCLERVKSIAAALGKTQTRPATQERSGGPAPLPRHRRVFSDEGGKLSPFLPPEIFQKLQIAEAQSARKELTPLEEASLQNQKLKAAYEARVARLNPNQALQKTSLTLSLQRQMMENLVIAKAREETLQRKMEERRLRLQEAANRRFSSSVALTPEEQEQRALYAAILEYEQDHDWPRQWKARLKRSPTDLSLVSGLFSCLLSFPDHPIAQLLRQLQCAVYTRLYPAVSQGTADAPPASPTGLSFLSLDAGGSLPSEPGGRRLRASRSLHCMFSVPEHGPAGLRHSLSSTPLADGGPGTPSVVAAGPQTPRESSFEDLERFLASPEGWAPGEPPANPRQEATLSEQLKGIVRDIHNAIDRLLSLTLLAFEGLNTAAGKDQCLACLEEAFFPPLWAPLLALYRSVHRPREAALARSMERHRHAGPADMGLSSRLFPPALGCPAYGSAIEDLRLIPLETCPRRKLECIVRALRGICECAEEYCGARDGRTPASAAIGADDLLPILSYVVLQTGLPQLLSECAAMEEFIHEGYLIGEEGYCLTSLQSALSYVESLQ is encoded by the exons ATGGCCGCGGCGGGCGGCGACGGGGCCGGGGGGccagggggggccgggccgggccgggccctgcaGAGCGCCATGAGGGCGGCCAGCGGCGCCCTGGAGATGGATAGCGCCGGGCGGCCGCGG GAGGCCTACGTGGAGTACCTGAAGAGCATCACCCTCATCGCCCAGGCCCTGCAGGAGGAGGCGGCAGCGACAG ACGGCAGCGAGGGGGTCACCCCCGACACCCCGAAGATGCTGAAGCTCGCGGAGCAGTGCCTGGAGAGAGTCAAGTCCATCGCAGCGGCGCTGG ggaaaACCCAGACAAGACCAGCCACACAAGAGCGGAGCGGgggccctgctcccctccccaggcaccgCCGGGTCTTCTCGGATGAAGGGGGAAAGCTCTCGCCCTTCCTGCCACCGGAGATCTTCCAGAAGCTGCAGATCGCTGAGGCGCAGAGCGCACGGAA GGAGCTGACGCCGCTGGAGGAGGCATCTCTGCAGAACCAGAAGCTGAAGGCTGCCTACGAGGCACGAGTGGCGCGGCTGAACCCCAACCAGGCCCTGCAGAAGACCTCCTTG ACGCTGTCCCTGCAGCGGCAGATGATGGAGAACCTGGTGATCGCCAAAGCCCGGGAGGAGACT CTGCAGCGGAAAATGGAGGAGCGGCGGCTGCGGCTGCAGGAGGCTGCCAACAG GAGGTTCTCCAGCAGCGTGGCCCTCAcccctgaggagcaggagcagagagccCTCTACGCCGCCATCCTCGAGTATGAGCAGGACCAT GACTGGCCGCGGCAGTGGAAGGCCAGGCTGAAGCGGAGCCCGACAGACCTCTCCCTGGTGTCGgggctcttctcctgcctcctcag CTTCCCTGATCACCCCATCGCCCAGCTCCTGCGGCAGCTGCAGTGTGCGGTGTACACCCGCCTCTACCCAGCCGTCAGCCAGGGCACTGCTGAtgccccccctgcctcccccactgGCCTATCCTTCCTCTCGCTGGACGCGGGGGGCTCACTGCCCTCCGAGCCGGGGGGCCGCCGGCTCCGAGCCTCCCGCAGCCTCCACTGCATGTTCTCGGTGCCCGAGCACGGCCCGGCCGGGCTGCGGCACAGCCTGTCCAGCACACCCCTCGCCGACGGTGGCCCCGGCACCCCAAGCGTGGTGGCAGCAGGCCCCCAGACCCCCCGGGAGAGCTCCTTCGAGGACCTGGAGCGGTTCCTGGCATCGCCTGAGGGCTGGGCTCCCGGGGAGCCCCCGGCCAACCCTCGGCAGGAGGCAACGCTGTCGGAGCAGCTGAAGGGCATCGTGCGGGACATCCACAACGCCATCG ACAGGCTGTTGTCCCTGACGCTGCTGGCCTTCGAGGGGCTGAACACCGCCGCTGGCAAGGACCAGTGCCTGGCCTGCCTGGAGGAGGCCTTCTTCCCCCCGCTCTGGGCACCGCTGCTGGCCCTCTACAG GAGCGTGCACCGGCCCCGCGAGGCAGCCCTGGCCCGCAGCATGGAGCGGCACCGGCACGCCGGCCCCGCAGACATGGGGCTGTCCTCCCGCCTCTTCCCCCCAGCCCTCGGCTGCCCCGCGTACGGCTCCGCCATCGAGGACCTGCGCCTCATCCCGCTGGAGACCTGTCCCCGCAGGAAGCTGGAGTGCATCG TGCGAGCCCTGCGTGGAATCTGCGAGTGTGCCGAGGAGTACTGCGGCGCCCGGGATGGCCGGACCCCCGCCTCCGCCGCCAT CGGGGCAGACGACCTGCTGCCCATCCTGTCCTACGTGGTGCTGCAGACGGGGCTGCCCCAGCTGCTCTCCGAGTGCGCCGCCATGGAGGAGTTCATCCACGAGGG GTACCTGATCGGGGAGGAGGGGTACTGCCTGACATCCCTGCAGAGCGCCCTGTCCTACGTGGAGTCCCTGCAGTGA
- the CDK10 gene encoding cyclin-dependent kinase 10 isoform X2 — MRGADMAEGGPAEGELEPLRLRRLRGEGFFEVPAADRLGRCRSVKEFEKLNRIGEGTYGIVYRARDTVTDETVALKKVRMDNEKDGMPISSLREITLLLQLQHPNIVELKDVVVGNHLESIFLVMGYCEQDLASLLENMQTPFSEAQVKCIILQVLKGLQYLHENYIIHRDLKVSNLLMTDKGCVKIADFGLARSYGMPPKPMTPKVVTLWYRAPELLLGMTTQTTSIDMWAMGCILAELLAHKPLLPGTSEIHQIDLIVQLLGTPNENIWPGFSKLPLVSQYTLRKQPYNNLKHKFPWLSEAGLRLLNFLFMYDPKKRATAKDCLESSYFKEKPLPCEPELMPTFPHHRNKRAATTSAGTESQAKRSKP, encoded by the exons ATGCGTGGGGCCGATATGGCGGAGGGTGGCCCTGCCGAGGGGGAACTGGAGCCGCTGCGGCTGCGGCGGCTCCGGGGCGAGGGCTTTTTTGAGGTGCCGGCGGCCGACCGG CTGGGAAGATGCAGGAGCGTGAAGGAGTTCGAGAAGCTGAATCGGATTGGAGAGGGCACCTACGGCATAGTGT ACCGGGCCCGAGACACCGTGACAGATGAGACTGTAGCATTGAAGAAGGTGCGGATGGACAACGAGAAAGATG GAATGCCCATCAGCAGCCTGCGGGAGAtcaccctgctcctgcagcttcagCACCCCAATATTGTGGAGCTGAAGGATGTGGTTGTAGGGAATCATCTGGAGAG TATTTTCCTGGTGATGGGCTACTGCGAGCAGGACCTAGCTAGCCTTCTCGAGAACATGCAGACACCTTTTTCAGAGGCTCAG GTGAAGTGTATCATCCTGCAAGTCCTCAAGGGCCTGCAGTACCTTCATGAGAACTACATCATCCACAG GGATCTGAAGGTGTCCAACCTGCTCATGACTGACAAAGGCTGCGTGAAGATAG CCGATTTTGGACTGGCACGCTCCTATGGGATGCCACCAAAGCCGATGACCCCCAAAGTCGTCACGCTCTG GTACCGAGCACCCGAACTGCTGCTGGGGATGACAACCCAGACCACCAGCATTGACATGTG GGCCATGGGCTGCATCCTTGCCGAGCTGCTGGCCCACAAGCCACTGCTGCCGGGCACCTCTGAGATCCACCAGATCGACCTCATTGTGCAGCTTCTGGGGACACCCAATGAAAACATCTGGCCG GGTTTCTCCAAGCTGCCCCTGGTGAGTCAGTACACCCTGCGGAAGCAGCCCTACAACAACCTCAAGCACAAGTTCCCCTGGCTGTCGGAGGCTGGTCTGCGGCTGCTCAACTTCCTCTTCATGTACGATCCCAAGAAGCG GGCAACGGCAAAAGACTGCCTGGAGAGCTCCTACTTCAAGGAGAAGCCCCTGC cctgtgAGCCGGAGCTCATGCCCACCTTCCCCCACCACCGCAACAAGCGGGCGGCCACCACCAGTGCAGGGACGGAGAGCCAGGCGAAGCGCAGCAAGCCCTGA
- the CHMP1A gene encoding charged multivesicular body protein 1a: MDDTLFQLKFTAKQLEKLAKKAEKDSKAEQAKVKKALQQKNVECARVYAENAIRKKNEGLNWLRMSSRVDAVASKVQTAVTMKGVTKNMAQVTKALDKALSSMDLQKVSAVMDKFEQQVQNLDVHTSVMEDSMSSATTLTTPQEQVDSLIVQIAEENGLEIMDQLNQLPEGASAVGESSVRTQEDQLSRRLAALRN, encoded by the exons ATGGACG acaCGCTCTTCCAGCTGAAG TTCACAGCGAAGCAGCTGGAGAAACTTgccaaaaaagctgaaaaagactCCAAGGCTGAGCAAGCCAAAGTCAAAAAG GCGCTTCAGCAGAAGAATGTGGAGTGTGCTCGTGTCTATGCAGAGAATGCCATCCGTAAGAAGAACGAGGGGCTTAACTGGCTTCGCATGTCTTCCCGGGTGGATGCGGTGGCCTCCAAGGTCCAGACAGCAGTGACGATGAAGGGG GTGACGAAAAACATGGCCCAGGTGACCAAGGCcttggacaaggctctgagctcCATGGacctgcagaaggtgtctgcagtgATGGATAAATTTGAGCAGCAGGTTCAGAATTTGGATGTTCATACGTCG GTCATGGAGGACTCCATGAGCTCCGCTACCACGCTGACCACGCCGCAGGAGCAGGTGGACAGCCTCATCGTCCAGATCGCAGAGGAGAATGGCCTGGAGATCATGGACCAGCTCAACCAGCTCCCCGAGGGGGCTTCGGCAGTTGGGGAGAGCTCAGTCCGTACCCAGGAAGACCAGCTGTCGCGGAG GTTGGCTGCCTTGCGGAATTAA
- the SPATA2L gene encoding spermatogenesis-associated protein 2-like protein, with the protein MCAGSALREEYRRCLEREFRRGRAGACSDPSFVERLRQRMGLEPALLGALQEDGPALLARGLRGRPDPGPALQGLAVAFQLLELAAVNLYLFPWRREFGTVQTFSGTYVHWLRPALPEADLLRSFGRLGYERRDPHRLVISRLPPGPELVATACGFFACRLECEILAEVVRRLQPRRLRPEELLEARRLAGKVEACVEMLQQREAAADCGDGMDLYQEMLAGPEDTRREDAATPVLWRDPGSPQGAQDGPRRGWDHCRDSKSGQEPVPSTSNPNPDTSSSSRFFLEEELGGASSPLSALALGSGRLQVPGEPQDLPPAAPQEAPELPCYQLHSCLHRGGLPSYCCTTCQQLHASACAAGQACRSRHHGQELRSERQQRLWLQRTEVDMLLADGSSPRS; encoded by the exons ATGTGCGCGGGCTCGGCGCTGCGGGAGGAGTACCGGCGCTGCCTGGAGCGGGAGttccgccggggccgcgccggggcctGCTCCGACCCCTCCTTCGTGGAGAGGCTGCGGCAGCGGATGGGGCTGGAGCCGGCGCTGCTGGGGGCCCTGCAGGAGGACGGCCCGGCCCTGCTGGCCCGCGGGCTACGAGGCCGCCCCGACCCGGGCCCGGCGCTGCAGGGCCTGGCCGTTGCCTTCCAGTTGCTGGAGCTGGCGGCCGTCAACCTCTACCTCTTCCCCTGGCGCAGGGAGTTCGGCACCGTCCAG ACCTTCTCCGGCACGTATGTGCACTGGCTGCGCCCGGCGCTCCCCGAAGCCGACCTGCTGCGGAGCTTTGGCCGGCTGGGCTATGAACGGCGTGACCCGCACCGCCTGGTCATCTCCCGGCTACCCCCGGGGCCCGAGCTGGTTGCCACCGCCTGTGGCTTCTTCGCCTGCCGGTTGGAGTGCGAGATCCTGGCGGAGGTGGTGCGCCGGCTGCAGCCGCGCCGGCTGCGccccgaggagctgctggaggcacGGCGGCTGGCCGGGAAGGTGGAGGCCTGCGTGGAGATGCTGCAGCAGCGAGAGGCGGCTGCCGACTGCGGCGATGGCATGGATCTCTACCAGGAGATGCTGGCTGGCCCAGAGGACACGAGGCGAGAGGACGCAGCCACCCCAGTGCTTTGGAGGGACCCTGGTAGCCCACAGGGTGCTCAGGATGGgcccaggaggggctgggaccaCTGCCGAGACAGCAAGAGCGGGCAGGAGCCAGTGCCCTCCACAAGCAACCCCAACCCAgacacttcctcctcctctcgcTTCTTCCTGGAGGAAGAGCTCGGCGGGGCCAGCAGCCCACTCTCTGCTTTAGCCCTGGGGAGCGGAAGGCTGCAGGTGCCAGGGGAGCCCCAAGATTtgccccctgctgccccccaggaAGCCCCCGAGCTGCCCTGCTACCAGCTGCATTCCTGCCTGCACCGAGGCGGGCTGCCCTCGTACTGCTGCACGACCTGCCAGCAGCTCCACGCCAGCGCCTGCGCAGCCGGGCAGGCCTGCCGCAGCCGCCACCACGGGCAGGAGCTGCGCAGCGAGAGACAGCAGCGGCTCTGGCTGCAGCGGACAGAGGTGGACATGCTGCTGGCCGACGGCTCCAGCCCCAGGTCCTAG
- the CDK10 gene encoding cyclin-dependent kinase 10 isoform X1, whose translation MDNEKDGMPISSLREITLLLQLQHPNIVELKDVVVGNHLESIFLVMGYCEQDLASLLENMQTPFSEAQVKCIILQVLKGLQYLHENYIIHRDLKVSNLLMTDKGCVKIADFGLARSYGMPPKPMTPKVVTLWYRAPELLLGMTTQTTSIDMWAMGCILAELLAHKPLLPGTSEIHQIDLIVQLLGTPNENIWPGFSKLPLVSQYTLRKQPYNNLKHKFPWLSEAGLRLLNFLFMATAKDCLESSYFKEKPLPCEPELMPTFPHHRNKRAATTSAGTESQAKRSKP comes from the exons ATGGACAACGAGAAAGATG GAATGCCCATCAGCAGCCTGCGGGAGAtcaccctgctcctgcagcttcagCACCCCAATATTGTGGAGCTGAAGGATGTGGTTGTAGGGAATCATCTGGAGAG TATTTTCCTGGTGATGGGCTACTGCGAGCAGGACCTAGCTAGCCTTCTCGAGAACATGCAGACACCTTTTTCAGAGGCTCAG GTGAAGTGTATCATCCTGCAAGTCCTCAAGGGCCTGCAGTACCTTCATGAGAACTACATCATCCACAG GGATCTGAAGGTGTCCAACCTGCTCATGACTGACAAAGGCTGCGTGAAGATAG CCGATTTTGGACTGGCACGCTCCTATGGGATGCCACCAAAGCCGATGACCCCCAAAGTCGTCACGCTCTG GTACCGAGCACCCGAACTGCTGCTGGGGATGACAACCCAGACCACCAGCATTGACATGTG GGCCATGGGCTGCATCCTTGCCGAGCTGCTGGCCCACAAGCCACTGCTGCCGGGCACCTCTGAGATCCACCAGATCGACCTCATTGTGCAGCTTCTGGGGACACCCAATGAAAACATCTGGCCG GGTTTCTCCAAGCTGCCCCTGGTGAGTCAGTACACCCTGCGGAAGCAGCCCTACAACAACCTCAAGCACAAGTTCCCCTGGCTGTCGGAGGCTGGTCTGCGGCTGCTCAACTTCCTCTTCAT GGCAACGGCAAAAGACTGCCTGGAGAGCTCCTACTTCAAGGAGAAGCCCCTGC cctgtgAGCCGGAGCTCATGCCCACCTTCCCCCACCACCGCAACAAGCGGGCGGCCACCACCAGTGCAGGGACGGAGAGCCAGGCGAAGCGCAGCAAGCCCTGA